Proteins encoded in a region of the Marmota flaviventris isolate mMarFla1 chromosome 3, mMarFla1.hap1, whole genome shotgun sequence genome:
- the LOC114104068 gene encoding olfactory receptor 8S1-like, with translation MGNHSVVPEFILLGLSGDTQIQVLLFVLFLVIYLLTMVGNLVMLLVVRIDSHLCTPMYFFLGQLSFLDLCHSSVTVPKLLENLLSEKKTISVEGCLAQVFFVFATGGTESCLLAVMAYDRYVAISSPLLYGQVMNRQLCEGLVWGSWGVAFLDAFINILVALDLDFCEAQNIHHFICELPSLYPLSCSDVSASYTTLLCSSLLHFIGNFLLICFSYIRILLTILGISSTSGRSKAFSTCSSHLTAVTFFYGSGLLRYLMPNSGSTQELIFSLQYTVITPMLNPLIYSLKNQEVKAAVRRMLRKCF, from the coding sequence ATGGGAAACCACAGTGTTGTTCCCGAGTTCATCCTCCTTGGGCTGTCTGGGGATACCCAGATCCAGGTCCTTCTCTTTGTGCTTTTCCTGGTGATTTATCTGCTGACCATGGTGGGGAACCTGGTGATGCTGCTGGTAGTCAGGATTGATTCCCACCTCTGtacacccatgtacttcttcctgggGCAGTTGTCCTTCCTGGATCTGTGTCACTCCTCTGTCACTGTGCCTAAGCTGTTGGAGAACCTCTTGTCTGAGAAGAAGACCATCTCTGTGGAGGGCTGCCTGGCTCAGGTGTTCTTTGTGTTTGCCACTGGGGGCACTGAGTCCTGCCTGCTCGCTGTGATGGCCTACGACCGCTACGTTGCCATCAGCTCTCCTCTGCTCTATGGCCAGGTGATGAACAGGCAGCTGTGTGAGGGGCTGGTGTGGGGCTCCTGGGGCGTGGCTTTCTTGGATGCTTTCATTAATATCCTTGTAGCTCTGGATTTAGACTTCTGTGAGGCTCAAAATATCCACCACTTCATCTGTGAGCTGCCCTCTCTCTATCCTTTGTCTTGCTCTGATGTGTCTGCAAGTTACACCACCCTGCTCTGCTCCAGCCTCCTGCATTTCATTGGGAATTTTCTCCTGATATGTTTTTCCTATATTCGCATTTTGCTCACCATCCTGGGCATCAGCTCCACCTCAGGTAGAAGCAAGGCTttctccacctgctcctcccacctcacCGCAGTGACTTTCTTTTATGGCTCAGGGTTACTCCGCTATCTCATGCCAAATTCTGGATCCACCCAAGAGTTAATCTTCTCCTTGCAGTATACCGTGATCACTCCCATGCTGAATCCTCTCATCTACAGTCTGAAGAACCAGGAGGTGAAGGCCGCTGTGAGAAGAATGTTGAGAAAGTGTTTCTAG